The genomic interval CAGCTTGATCGCAGAAAGCGCCGGCGCTCCGAGCACTGGAATATCAGTGCGCGGGTGCGGCTGCGTGTAGCCCTCGCGCACCATCGCCAGCGCCGTCTGCTTCGCGTCTTCAATCAAGCGATCGCGGTTCATCGTGATCGGATCGGTCTCGCGCAGGAAGCCAAGCTCGCGAGCTTCAACGGCTGACGTCGCCACGCGAGCCATCGCAATCGTCTCTGAAACTTTTCTGATTCGAGGGAAAAGAACTTCATCCGGCGTTGCGTCTTCCACCGCACGCAGGAGCAACTCCTTCACGCCGCCGCCTCCGGGTATCAGTCCGACTCCGACTTCGACCAGCCCGACATAGGCCTCAGCCGACGCGCGAGCCTTGTCGCCGTGCATCGTGATTTCACAGCCGCCGCCAAGAGCCATGCCCTGCGGCGCGACGACCACGGGCTTTGCCGAATAACGAAGATTCATATTCGCGTTTTGAAACTGCCGCACCGACATTCCGATCTCGTCCCATTCGCCTTCTTGAATACCAAGCAGCAGCATCATTATGTTCGCGCCGACCGAGAAGTTATCAGCCTCGTTACCGATCACCAGCGCTTCAAAGTTTTCGCCGACTTCCTTTACCGAGTAGTTCATCATCGAGATTGTGTCCGCGCCGATCGCGTTCATCTTCGAATGAAACTCGAGGCAAGCCACGCCGTCTCCGATGTCGATCAGCGAAGCCGACGCGTTCTTCTTGATGACCGCACTTTGATCTTTGAGCGACTTCAGGATTAGGACGCCCGGGCGCGCGGGAACTTCCCTGTAGTCGGCCGAAGGGAAATCAAAATAGAAGGTTCGGCCTTCGCGATGTTCATAGAAGCTCTTCTTGCCCGAATCGAGCAGCTTCTGAACAAGCGGCGGAATCTCCTGCCCTTCTTCGCGCATCTTCGCAAGCGACTTCTCAACGCCAATCACATCCCACAACTCAAACGTGCCGAGCTCGTGATTGAAGCCCCACTTCACCGCGTTATCGATGTTCACGATGTCGTCTGCGATTTCGGGAATTCGATTCGCCGTGTACGTCAAGTTGGCGCTTATGGTCTTCCACAAGAACTCGCCGACTCGATCCTTACCGTACACGAGCGTACGGATTCTCTCGGCCGTATCTTCAATCGCCTTCGCTGCGTCAAGCGATGGAAAGCGCACTCTCTGAGCAGGCTTGTACTCCATCGTGTTGTAGTCGAGCACCTGGTACTCGGTCTTTCCACCTTCGCCTCTTTGCTTCTTGTAGAACCCCTGCCCCGCCTTGTTGCCGGTCCAGCCGCGCTTCACCATTTCGCGCATGAAGTCGGGCGGTACAAGAGCGTCGCGCTTCTCGTCATTTGGTACTGCGGGGTAGAGGTTTTCCGCGACGTAAAGCGCAGTGTCCAGCCCGACGATGTCGGTAGTCCTGAACGACGCCGACTTCGGCCGCCCCAGGATCGGCCCAGTCATCGCGTCGACCTCTTCAATGGAGTAGCCGCCTTCCATCATCACTCGAACGGCGTTGAGCGAGCTGAAAGTCGCGATGCGGTTGGCAATGAAGTTCGGCGTGTCCTTGGCGAAGACGATTCCCTTCCCGAGCCTTCGATCGCAGAAGTCGGCGATGAAGCTAACGACTTCAGGAAGCGTCTCTGCGGTCGGGATGACTTCGAGCAGTTTCAAGTACCGCGGCGGATTGAAGAAATGAGTGCCAAGAAAATGTTTGCGAAACCCCTCGGAAAAGCCCTCGGCCATCGCTTTAATAGGGATGCCCGAAGTATTGGAACTAATAATTGTTTCTGGCCTTCGAAAACCTTCAACTCGCGCAAGCAAATCACGCTTGATCTCGAGGTT from Acidobacteriota bacterium carries:
- a CDS encoding 3-hydroxyacyl-CoA dehydrogenase NAD-binding domain-containing protein, producing the protein MSYKINKVAVLGSGTMGAQIAAHYANAGLDVHLLDIAPKELTKQEEARGLTLASKQVRNRIVNAGLEAATKIKPSAFFSPKLAGLITTGNFDDDLQRVSGVDWIIEAVVENLEIKRDLLARVEGFRRPETIISSNTSGIPIKAMAEGFSEGFRKHFLGTHFFNPPRYLKLLEVIPTAETLPEVVSFIADFCDRRLGKGIVFAKDTPNFIANRIATFSSLNAVRVMMEGGYSIEEVDAMTGPILGRPKSASFRTTDIVGLDTALYVAENLYPAVPNDEKRDALVPPDFMREMVKRGWTGNKAGQGFYKKQRGEGGKTEYQVLDYNTMEYKPAQRVRFPSLDAAKAIEDTAERIRTLVYGKDRVGEFLWKTISANLTYTANRIPEIADDIVNIDNAVKWGFNHELGTFELWDVIGVEKSLAKMREEGQEIPPLVQKLLDSGKKSFYEHREGRTFYFDFPSADYREVPARPGVLILKSLKDQSAVIKKNASASLIDIGDGVACLEFHSKMNAIGADTISMMNYSVKEVGENFEALVIGNEADNFSVGANIMMLLLGIQEGEWDEIGMSVRQFQNANMNLRYSAKPVVVAPQGMALGGGCEITMHGDKARASAEAYVGLVEVGVGLIPGGGGVKELLLRAVEDATPDEVLFPRIRKVSETIAMARVATSAVEARELGFLRETDPITMNRDRLIEDAKQTALAMVREGYTQPHPRTDIPVLGAPALSAIKLAVHMMVRGGFISEYDAHVAKKLAYIITGGDLSHKTLVSEQYLLDLEREAFVSLCGEKKTQERIQHMLKTGKPLRN